The region AACTTGAAAGATGGCTTTCTTTTGTAGTTCGCTATCAACGCTAACCATGCGAATACTTTCAATGAAGTGGGCCGCTGCTGCTCGATAGTCATCTATACTGACTGGCCCAACCCTATCCGCACGCGTGACTGACAAGGTATTGCCATTAGCATCTTGTTGAAAAACTAAGGGAATAAATTTAGATTGGCTACCAATGGATATCAGTCCGCCAACAGCAGCTAGCGCCACTAAAAGGCTACTTAAACCCACTAGTTGCCAAACCTGTAGCGATTTCATCAAGCCTGCCGTATGAACGTTCCATGCTCTTTTAGCGTTGAGATAGGGATTATCAGTTAACGCTTCGTTCTTCCCTTGAGGTTTTGGAGTATTAGTCAGTTGTTTTATTTTTTT is a window of Legionella busanensis DNA encoding:
- a CDS encoding conjugal transfer protein TrbF, whose translation is MKKIKQLTNTPKPQGKNEALTDNPYLNAKRAWNVHTAGLMKSLQVWQLVGLSSLLVALAAVGGLISIGSQSKFIPLVFQQDANGNTLSVTRADRVGPVSIDDYRAAAAHFIESIRMVSVDSELQKKAIFQVYSYLNSNDAALAKVQDFYNDKQQSNPFERARHELVSIEIRSVLKESDETWQVDWVETVRNRDGTLKEKPYKMKAMLTMYQDNELNDVSNASILKNPHLIYVRDFNWSYELKHGENT